In Streptomyces sp. NBC_00483, a single window of DNA contains:
- a CDS encoding aldo/keto reductase: MHTRTLGQGLEVSAIGLGCMGMSQSYGPNPGDRADMIGVLRGAVDRGVTFFDTAEVYGPYVNEELVGEALAPVREQVVLATKFGWNIDNGAMNGLNSRPEQIRRVADASLRRLRTDTIDLFYQHRVDPDVPIEDVADTVAELVQAGKVRHFGLSEAAAGTIRRAHAVHPVTAVQSEYSLWTRDPEPEVLPTLAELGIGFVPFSPLGKGFLTGTVDTTTTFTEGDIRSRVPRFDQNNLAANQSLVDHVATLAKTKNASPGQIALAWLLVKQPWIVPIPGTRRTARLEENAAATQVPLSADEIADLDALADRVGVHGDRYNAAHMGFVNR, translated from the coding sequence ATGCACACCCGCACACTCGGCCAGGGCCTCGAGGTCTCGGCGATCGGTCTGGGCTGCATGGGCATGTCCCAGAGCTACGGCCCCAACCCCGGCGACCGCGCGGACATGATCGGCGTACTCCGCGGCGCCGTCGACCGCGGCGTCACCTTCTTCGACACCGCCGAGGTCTACGGCCCCTACGTCAACGAGGAGTTGGTGGGCGAGGCACTCGCCCCGGTGCGCGAACAGGTCGTCCTCGCCACCAAGTTCGGCTGGAACATCGACAACGGCGCGATGAACGGGCTCAACAGCCGCCCCGAACAGATCAGGCGCGTCGCCGACGCCTCGCTGCGCCGCCTGCGCACCGACACCATCGACCTCTTCTACCAGCACCGCGTCGACCCCGACGTCCCGATCGAGGACGTCGCCGACACGGTCGCCGAACTCGTACAGGCGGGCAAGGTACGCCACTTCGGCCTCTCCGAGGCGGCGGCCGGCACGATCCGCAGGGCGCACGCCGTGCACCCCGTGACCGCCGTGCAGAGCGAATACTCGCTGTGGACCCGCGACCCCGAACCCGAGGTCCTGCCCACCCTCGCCGAACTCGGCATCGGCTTCGTACCGTTCAGCCCGCTCGGCAAGGGCTTCCTCACCGGCACCGTCGACACCACGACCACGTTCACCGAAGGCGACATCCGGTCCAGGGTGCCGCGCTTCGACCAGAACAACCTCGCCGCCAACCAGTCGCTCGTCGACCACGTCGCCACCCTCGCCAAGACCAAGAACGCCTCCCCCGGCCAGATCGCCCTGGCCTGGCTCCTGGTCAAGCAGCCGTGGATCGTCCCCATCCCCGGCACGCGCCGCACCGCACGCCTCGAGGAGAACGCCGCCGCGACCCAAGTCCCGCTCTCCGCCGACGAGATCGCCGACCTCGACGCCCTGGCGGACCGGGTCGGTGTGCACGGCGACCGCTACAACGCCGCGCACATGGGCTTCGTCAACAGGTGA
- a CDS encoding nitroreductase, which translates to MTTVTPLPASYFSDLVRARHSSRQFLPTSLPAADIRSILEDAQSAPSNSNTQPWHVHIVSGAARDALSKELLAAYEEGRTSLDFTSGYGEGIYQERSHQHAATVYGARGVERSDLEGRKEVIRENLRFYGAPHVALLFMPVLGDGVRAAGDIGMYAQNFLLSLTARGYHGIPQAVLGVYADTVRQSLGVTDDLKLLFGVSFGIGDRTSPMHGIDVGRIPLQQSVALHDTPGVLDG; encoded by the coding sequence TTGACCACCGTCACCCCGCTGCCCGCCTCGTACTTCAGTGATCTCGTACGCGCCAGGCACTCCTCCCGGCAGTTCCTGCCCACCTCGCTGCCCGCCGCAGACATCCGCAGCATCCTGGAAGACGCCCAGTCGGCACCCTCGAACAGCAACACCCAGCCGTGGCACGTCCACATCGTCTCCGGCGCGGCGCGCGACGCCCTGAGCAAGGAGCTCCTCGCGGCGTACGAAGAGGGCCGGACCTCCCTCGACTTCACCTCCGGCTACGGCGAAGGCATCTACCAGGAGCGCTCGCACCAGCACGCGGCCACCGTCTACGGAGCCCGCGGCGTGGAGCGCTCCGACCTCGAAGGCAGGAAGGAGGTCATCCGCGAGAACCTGCGGTTCTACGGAGCACCCCATGTCGCCCTGCTCTTCATGCCGGTGCTCGGCGACGGTGTCCGCGCCGCCGGTGACATAGGCATGTACGCACAGAACTTCCTGCTCTCGCTGACAGCGCGGGGCTACCACGGCATCCCCCAGGCCGTCCTCGGTGTCTACGCCGACACGGTTCGCCAGTCCCTTGGTGTCACCGATGACCTCAAGCTGCTGTTCGGCGTCTCCTTCGGGATCGGCGACAGGACCTCACCGATGCATGGCATCGACGTGGGCCGCATCCCGCTGCAGCAGAGCGTGGCCCTGCATGACACCCCCGGCGTCCTCGATGGGTAG
- a CDS encoding SDR family oxidoreductase yields the protein MELKNTVAVVTGANRGLGRHLAAQLVERGAKVYAAARRPETVDLPGVTPLRLDVTDGESIREAARTASDATLLINNAGISTGATLVGGDLDEVRREMDTNFFGPLAATRAFAPVIEGNGGGAVLNVLSVLSWYHPAGLGSYAASKAAAWALSGASREELAPRGITVSALHVGYMDTDMAAEVPADQKVSASDVAAQALDGIEAGLPEILADELTRQVKQGLAITPQTQTQTQPNAA from the coding sequence ATGGAGCTCAAGAACACGGTCGCGGTCGTCACCGGCGCCAACCGGGGTCTCGGCCGGCACCTCGCCGCCCAGCTCGTGGAGCGCGGCGCGAAGGTCTACGCGGCGGCCCGCCGCCCCGAGACGGTCGACCTGCCGGGTGTCACGCCGCTGCGCCTGGACGTCACGGACGGGGAGTCGATCCGGGAGGCCGCCCGCACCGCCTCCGACGCGACGCTGCTGATCAACAACGCGGGCATCTCCACCGGCGCCACGCTGGTCGGCGGCGACCTGGACGAGGTGCGCCGGGAGATGGACACCAACTTCTTCGGGCCGCTCGCCGCGACCCGCGCCTTCGCCCCCGTGATCGAGGGCAACGGCGGCGGCGCCGTGCTCAATGTCCTGTCCGTCCTGTCCTGGTACCACCCGGCAGGCCTCGGCTCCTACGCCGCGTCCAAGGCCGCCGCCTGGGCGCTGAGCGGCGCGAGCCGCGAGGAACTGGCGCCGCGCGGCATCACCGTCTCCGCGCTGCACGTCGGATACATGGACACCGACATGGCCGCCGAGGTCCCCGCCGACCAGAAGGTCTCCGCCTCCGACGTCGCCGCCCAGGCCCTCGACGGCATCGAGGCGGGCCTGCCCGAGATCCTCGCCGATGAGTTGACCCGACAGGTCAAGCAGGGCCTGGCCATCACGCCGCAGACGCAGACGCAGACGCAGCCGAACGCCGCCTGA
- a CDS encoding NADPH-dependent F420 reductase → MKITVIGAGAIGGNLARKLSTAGHDVQVAVARGPEAVAGHVLETGARAVALDSAVQGRDAIILAIPFGKAPELAELFTTVPAETVVIDASNYYPHLSGRIEEVDNGEIESVWIAKQLGRPVAKAWNAALAETQRTKGVPAGTPGRIALPVAADSDEARRVAMRLVDDTGFDPFDAGPLADSWRQQPMGPAYCTELTLDQLPEALAAADRVKDTQVRDSVMERFAALPADPTVEDVVEMNRAAHP, encoded by the coding sequence GTGAAAATCACCGTTATTGGTGCCGGTGCCATCGGCGGAAATCTCGCCCGCAAGCTCAGCACGGCCGGCCATGACGTCCAGGTCGCGGTCGCCCGAGGTCCCGAAGCCGTCGCCGGGCACGTGTTGGAGACCGGGGCCCGCGCGGTGGCGCTCGACAGCGCCGTCCAGGGCAGGGACGCCATCATCCTGGCCATCCCCTTCGGCAAGGCCCCGGAACTGGCCGAGCTGTTCACCACCGTGCCCGCCGAGACGGTGGTCATCGACGCCTCCAACTACTACCCGCACCTCAGCGGACGGATCGAGGAGGTGGACAACGGCGAGATCGAGAGCGTGTGGATCGCCAAGCAGCTGGGGCGGCCCGTGGCCAAGGCGTGGAACGCAGCCCTCGCCGAGACCCAGCGGACCAAGGGCGTCCCGGCCGGAACCCCGGGCCGCATCGCCCTCCCGGTCGCCGCGGACTCCGACGAGGCCCGGCGGGTGGCCATGCGCCTCGTGGACGACACCGGCTTCGACCCCTTCGACGCAGGGCCGCTGGCCGACTCCTGGCGTCAGCAGCCGATGGGCCCCGCCTACTGCACCGAGTTGACCCTCGATCAGCTGCCGGAGGCGCTGGCCGCGGCCGACCGCGTCAAGGACACCCAGGTGCGCGACAGCGTGATGGAACGCTTCGCCGCCCTGCCGGCCGACCCCACCGTGGAGGACGTCGTCGAGATGAACCGCGCCGCCCACCCCTGA
- a CDS encoding NADP-dependent oxidoreductase, with the protein MKAFRVEKYGDAGGMRAAEVPDPVVGADDVLVKIHAAGVNPLDTRIRNGDFKAFLPYRLPLVLGNDLAGTVVQVGSGVSEFAVGDDVYARPDKDRIGTFAELIAVHKDDLAPKPATLTMAEAASLPLVALTAWQALVERAHVKPGQKVLVHAGAGGLGSLAVQLAKALGAHVATTVSTAKVDLAKELGADEVIDYRTQDFETLLDGYDVVLDSLGGDNLAKSLRILKPGGTAISVAGPPDPSFARELGANPVLRLAMTALSFKTRRQAKRLGVTYSFLFMRASGEQLRALTPLIDAGKIHPVVDHVFPFDETLQAMEYVEKGRAKAGKVVVSMT; encoded by the coding sequence ATGAAGGCCTTCAGGGTCGAGAAGTACGGCGACGCGGGCGGCATGCGTGCCGCCGAGGTCCCCGACCCCGTCGTCGGCGCCGACGACGTCCTGGTCAAGATCCACGCGGCGGGCGTCAACCCGCTCGACACGAGGATCCGCAACGGCGACTTCAAGGCGTTCCTGCCCTACCGACTCCCCCTCGTCCTGGGCAACGACCTCGCCGGGACGGTCGTCCAAGTAGGCTCCGGAGTCAGCGAGTTCGCGGTCGGCGATGACGTATACGCCCGCCCCGACAAGGACCGCATCGGCACCTTCGCCGAGCTCATCGCCGTCCACAAGGACGACCTGGCACCCAAGCCCGCCACCCTCACCATGGCCGAGGCCGCCTCCCTCCCCCTGGTCGCCCTCACCGCCTGGCAGGCTCTGGTCGAGCGGGCACACGTAAAGCCCGGCCAGAAGGTCCTCGTCCACGCGGGCGCCGGTGGCCTCGGTTCCCTCGCCGTCCAGCTCGCGAAGGCGCTCGGCGCACATGTGGCCACCACCGTGAGCACCGCCAAGGTCGACCTCGCCAAGGAACTCGGCGCCGACGAGGTCATCGACTACCGCACGCAGGACTTCGAGACCCTCCTCGACGGCTACGACGTCGTCCTGGACAGCCTCGGCGGCGACAACCTCGCCAAGTCCCTGCGCATCCTCAAGCCCGGCGGCACCGCCATCTCCGTCGCGGGCCCGCCCGACCCGTCCTTCGCCCGCGAACTCGGCGCGAACCCGGTCCTGCGCCTGGCCATGACCGCGCTCAGCTTCAAGACCCGTCGCCAGGCCAAGCGCCTCGGAGTGACGTACTCCTTCCTGTTCATGAGGGCCAGCGGCGAGCAACTCCGCGCGCTCACCCCTCTCATCGACGCAGGGAAGATCCACCCGGTCGTCGACCACGTCTTCCCGTTCGACGAGACCCTCCAGGCCATGGAGTACGTCGAGAAGGGCCGCGCGAAGGCCGGCAAGGTCGTCGTCTCCATGACCTGA
- a CDS encoding LacI family DNA-binding transcriptional regulator, with the protein MSGDTTREVAGGERDGGRAGGRGEGRGLRIGSDPQTDSREPAARQEQDTPREPAARRDREQSGAGARPTIKTVAARAGVGRTTVSRVVNGSELVSEKAREAVLNAIAELGYVPNSVARGLVTSRTNAVALVIPESESRLGSEPYFSAVIRGVSAALADTRTQLQLTLVRDQAERDQLTQSVAERRVDGVLLVSIHEHDVLPGLLESAGLPTVLAGRRREDDPLSYVCADNRGGAATAVRHLLDRGRRRIATVAGPQDMEVGRSRLRGCQEALVQAGIPAEEHLVEVGDFTEEGARAAMRSLLERAPDLDAVFAASDLMAAGTLLELRAQGRRVPEDVSVVGFEDSYLARHTNPPLTTVRQPTEEIGATIARTLLREIGNPAVARTRLVLDTELVVRESS; encoded by the coding sequence ATGAGCGGCGACACGACACGAGAAGTGGCGGGCGGGGAGCGGGACGGGGGCCGGGCCGGCGGTCGAGGCGAGGGCCGGGGTCTGCGCATCGGAAGCGATCCGCAGACCGACAGCCGGGAGCCGGCCGCACGCCAAGAACAGGACACACCCCGAGAACCGGCCGCACGCCGGGACCGCGAGCAGAGCGGGGCGGGCGCCCGGCCGACCATCAAGACCGTGGCGGCGCGGGCCGGCGTCGGGCGCACCACCGTCTCCCGTGTGGTGAACGGCTCGGAGCTGGTCAGCGAGAAGGCGCGGGAGGCCGTCCTCAACGCCATCGCGGAACTGGGCTACGTCCCCAATTCGGTGGCCCGCGGACTGGTCACCAGCCGTACCAACGCCGTCGCCCTGGTCATCCCCGAGTCCGAGAGCCGGCTCGGCTCGGAGCCCTACTTCTCGGCGGTGATCCGCGGGGTGAGCGCCGCGCTCGCCGACACGCGCACCCAGCTCCAGCTGACGCTCGTCCGCGACCAGGCCGAACGCGACCAGCTCACCCAGTCTGTCGCCGAACGCCGGGTAGACGGCGTGCTGTTGGTCTCGATACACGAACACGACGTCCTGCCGGGCCTGTTGGAATCGGCCGGGCTGCCAACCGTCCTCGCGGGCCGCCGCCGGGAGGACGACCCGCTCAGTTACGTCTGCGCCGACAACCGGGGCGGGGCCGCCACCGCCGTGCGCCACCTCCTGGACCGCGGGCGGCGCCGGATCGCCACTGTCGCGGGCCCCCAGGACATGGAGGTCGGCCGCAGCCGGTTGCGCGGCTGCCAGGAAGCACTCGTCCAGGCGGGCATCCCGGCTGAGGAACACCTGGTCGAGGTCGGCGACTTCACCGAGGAAGGAGCGCGCGCGGCGATGCGTTCGCTACTTGAACGTGCTCCGGACCTGGACGCCGTGTTCGCCGCCTCCGACCTGATGGCCGCGGGCACCCTCCTCGAACTGCGCGCCCAGGGTCGCCGCGTGCCGGAGGATGTCTCGGTCGTCGGATTCGAGGACTCCTACCTCGCCCGCCACACCAACCCACCGCTCACGACGGTCCGCCAGCCCACGGAGGAGATCGGCGCCACGATCGCCCGCACCCTCCTCCGCGAGATCGGGAACCCGGCGGTTGCGCGCACGAGGCTTGTGCTGGATACGGAGTTGGTGGTGCGGGAGTCGTCGTAG
- a CDS encoding extracellular solute-binding protein encodes MLKVERKLRTKVTAVLACTAASALLAGCGGGGASATGGGVEDGKVTITMGLYGVMGFKETGLIEKYEKEHPNVTVKAEAAGDEQTYYTALQTHLASGSGLKDVQGIEVARAKEITETQADKFADFAGTKNIKHFQPWKQGQITTKDGKVLGLGTDTGPMAVCYRKDLFEQAGLPTDREKVGKLWAGDWKKYVETGEKFAKGNKNKKVSYLDSASGLFNAMVYGNSEQYYDKSGQLIYKTNPAIKEAWDLSTEAAQKDLTAKLPQFQPGWDPGLANGTFATTVCPAWMLAHISDKAGDANKGKWDVAKAPKGANWGGSFLGVTEKSPVKDEAKKLVAWLTAPAQQAYLFEKLGNFPSSKTALEDPKVKDAKSEYFSGAPTGQIFGAAANEVPAEQVLGRKDGTIKDNFQQGLQLVENGKSPAEAWKTTDERVKKAVG; translated from the coding sequence ATGCTCAAGGTCGAGCGGAAACTGCGTACAAAAGTCACAGCTGTGCTGGCCTGTACGGCGGCGAGCGCCCTGCTCGCGGGCTGCGGCGGAGGGGGCGCGAGCGCCACCGGCGGCGGCGTCGAGGACGGCAAGGTCACCATCACCATGGGCCTGTACGGCGTGATGGGCTTCAAGGAGACCGGCCTGATCGAGAAGTACGAGAAGGAGCACCCCAACGTCACCGTCAAGGCCGAGGCGGCCGGCGACGAGCAGACGTACTACACCGCCCTGCAGACCCACCTCGCCAGCGGATCCGGGCTCAAGGACGTCCAGGGCATCGAGGTGGCGCGGGCGAAGGAGATCACCGAGACGCAGGCCGACAAGTTCGCGGACTTCGCCGGCACCAAGAACATCAAGCACTTCCAGCCGTGGAAGCAGGGCCAGATCACCACGAAGGACGGCAAGGTCCTGGGCCTCGGCACGGACACCGGGCCGATGGCGGTCTGTTATCGCAAGGACCTGTTCGAGCAGGCAGGGCTGCCCACCGACCGCGAGAAGGTCGGCAAGCTGTGGGCGGGTGACTGGAAGAAGTACGTGGAGACCGGCGAGAAGTTCGCCAAGGGCAACAAGAACAAGAAGGTCTCGTACCTGGACTCGGCCTCCGGCCTGTTCAACGCCATGGTCTACGGCAACTCCGAGCAGTACTACGACAAGTCCGGTCAGTTGATCTACAAGACCAACCCGGCGATCAAGGAGGCCTGGGACCTGTCGACCGAGGCCGCCCAGAAGGACCTGACCGCCAAGTTGCCGCAGTTCCAGCCGGGTTGGGACCCGGGGCTCGCCAACGGCACGTTCGCCACCACCGTCTGCCCGGCCTGGATGCTCGCGCACATCAGCGACAAGGCCGGGGACGCCAACAAGGGCAAGTGGGACGTCGCCAAGGCCCCCAAGGGCGCCAACTGGGGTGGTTCCTTCCTCGGGGTCACCGAGAAGAGCCCGGTGAAGGACGAGGCCAAGAAGCTCGTGGCGTGGCTGACCGCGCCCGCGCAACAGGCCTATCTCTTCGAGAAGTTGGGCAACTTCCCGTCCTCGAAGACCGCACTCGAGGACCCGAAGGTGAAGGACGCCAAGTCGGAGTACTTCTCCGGCGCCCCGACCGGCCAGATCTTCGGAGCGGCGGCCAACGAGGTGCCCGCCGAGCAGGTGCTCGGCCGTAAGGACGGCACCATCAAGGACAACTTCCAGCAGGGTCTCCAGCTGGTCGAGAACGGCAAGTCCCCGGCCGAGGCCTGGAAGACCACCGACGAGCGCGTCAAGAAGGCCGTCGGCTGA
- a CDS encoding aldo/keto reductase produces MRYTTFGHRTGLRVSEYALGTANFGTGWGAGAEPDEARRIFDRFAEAGGTFLDSADGYQFGESEELTGKLISADRDHFVLATKFTLGAAPQPDISKTGNSRKNMVASVESSLKRLGTDHIDLLWVHFPDELTPMEELLRGLDDLVSAGKIHHAALSNFPAWRVSRAVTLADLRNQAPIIGIQHEYSLVERTADRELLPMAESLGLGAALWSPLGGGLLTGKYRTSADGRLSDLGMVIHTEDTGQKTAVVDTVLAVAEETGVTPAQVAVAWVRERAARSVATLVPIIGPRSLAQLDSYLGALDVRLTDEQYARLTEVSAVQLGVPHEGIAGSLDRLQGGASDHVIAPATPVA; encoded by the coding sequence ATGCGCTACACGACCTTCGGCCACCGGACCGGACTGCGCGTGTCCGAGTACGCGCTCGGCACCGCGAACTTCGGCACCGGCTGGGGTGCCGGGGCCGAACCCGACGAGGCCCGCCGGATCTTCGACCGGTTCGCCGAGGCCGGCGGCACCTTCCTCGACAGCGCGGACGGCTACCAGTTCGGCGAGTCGGAGGAGCTGACCGGAAAGCTGATCTCGGCCGACCGCGACCACTTCGTCCTGGCCACCAAGTTCACCCTCGGCGCCGCCCCGCAGCCGGACATCTCCAAGACGGGCAACAGCCGCAAGAACATGGTCGCCTCGGTGGAGTCCAGCCTGAAGCGCCTGGGCACCGACCACATCGACCTGCTGTGGGTGCACTTCCCCGACGAGCTCACGCCGATGGAAGAGCTCCTGCGCGGACTCGACGACCTGGTCAGCGCCGGCAAGATCCACCACGCCGCGCTGTCCAACTTCCCGGCCTGGCGCGTCTCGCGCGCGGTGACCCTCGCAGACCTCAGGAACCAGGCCCCGATCATCGGGATCCAGCACGAGTACAGCCTCGTCGAGCGCACCGCCGACCGCGAGCTGCTGCCGATGGCCGAGAGCCTCGGGCTCGGCGCCGCCCTGTGGTCCCCGCTCGGCGGCGGACTCCTCACCGGCAAGTACCGCACCTCCGCCGACGGTCGTCTGAGCGACCTGGGCATGGTCATCCACACCGAGGACACCGGTCAGAAGACCGCCGTCGTCGACACCGTCCTGGCCGTCGCCGAGGAGACCGGCGTGACACCCGCCCAGGTGGCGGTGGCCTGGGTGCGCGAGCGCGCGGCCCGCTCGGTGGCCACGCTCGTCCCGATCATCGGCCCGCGCAGCCTCGCCCAGCTCGACAGCTACCTCGGCGCCCTCGACGTCCGGCTGACCGACGAGCAGTACGCCCGGCTCACCGAGGTCAGCGCGGTGCAGCTCGGCGTACCCCACGAGGGGATCGCCGGCTCGCTGGACCGCCTCCAGGGCGGCGCCTCCGACCACGTCATCGCCCCCGCCACGCCGGTGGCCTGA
- a CDS encoding TetR/AcrR family transcriptional regulator, which yields MGRVSQAQAEENRRRVVDTASRLFREQGTQVSVADLMKAAGLTHGAFYKQFASKEALVDEATAHAIDGLAQRYVAGLEQYEGRRDDAQRTLIDTYLSVEHRDNMADGCPVAALATDIARTPDDQEARRVYADGVADFADFLADDDQDGLARLSTLFGALVLSRATKGSPLSEQILAAAHAALTEAD from the coding sequence ATGGGCCGCGTATCGCAGGCGCAGGCGGAGGAGAACCGCAGGCGGGTCGTGGACACCGCCTCCCGGCTGTTCAGGGAGCAGGGCACGCAGGTCAGCGTCGCCGACCTGATGAAGGCGGCCGGTCTGACCCACGGCGCGTTCTACAAGCAGTTCGCTTCCAAGGAGGCGCTCGTCGACGAGGCCACCGCCCACGCGATCGACGGACTCGCCCAGCGGTACGTCGCCGGGCTCGAGCAGTACGAGGGCCGGCGCGACGACGCCCAGCGCACGCTGATCGACACCTACCTCTCCGTCGAACACCGCGACAACATGGCGGACGGCTGCCCCGTCGCCGCGCTCGCCACCGACATCGCCCGCACCCCCGACGACCAGGAGGCCCGCCGCGTCTACGCCGACGGGGTGGCCGACTTCGCCGACTTCCTCGCCGATGACGACCAGGACGGCCTCGCCCGCCTGAGCACCCTGTTCGGCGCGCTCGTCCTGTCCCGCGCCACCAAGGGCTCACCGCTGTCGGAGCAGATCCTGGCCGCCGCGCACGCGGCCCTGACGGAAGCGGACTGA
- a CDS encoding MFS transporter codes for MRKWWPLLAVCLGAFILLVDVTIVNVALPSMADDLDASFTSLQWVIDGYALALAALLLASGSVADRFGHRRFYVYGLGLFGLASLVCGLAPDAGVLIAARVVQGVGGAAMFATTPALLISSYQGRDRGTAFGIWGAANGAAAAAGPLLGGLLTEHLSWQAIFWVNLPIAAVAIAMTLRVVRADQSGKPSGNGAPARIDVPGATAFTVAATTLTYGLIRGPEAGWASGEILATFAVSVLALAAFVLIEHRTARRGGAPMLDLTLLRRPSFAGLMSGALLLQGGAFGCLVLLSVWLQSVLGLGPVAAGLALTPLAGASFLVAAGAGRHIQRLSPRLPIGLGLLSIAAGMLLLRAGMTADAGATSLVWGLVVTGIGVGLATPVLVSAATSAVPPRQAGMAGGAVNTFRQLGMTLAIAVLGAVFTSRTADALTASGAVPDPDQAAAALAAGQAQHLVQAVPAAHSAEAQHLVHQAFATGLDTVFLLAACAAALGGLIVLALVRPPNRTAAPAPREDTPAAAPAPASSR; via the coding sequence ATGCGCAAGTGGTGGCCCCTGCTGGCCGTCTGCCTCGGCGCCTTCATCCTGCTGGTGGACGTGACCATCGTGAACGTCGCCCTGCCGAGCATGGCCGACGATCTCGACGCCTCCTTCACCTCGCTGCAATGGGTGATCGACGGATACGCCCTGGCCCTCGCCGCCCTGCTCCTGGCATCCGGTTCCGTGGCGGACCGGTTCGGGCACCGGCGGTTCTACGTCTACGGCCTGGGGCTCTTCGGCCTGGCCTCGCTGGTCTGCGGCCTCGCCCCCGACGCCGGGGTACTGATCGCCGCCCGCGTGGTGCAGGGCGTCGGAGGCGCCGCCATGTTCGCCACGACCCCCGCCCTGCTGATCTCCTCGTACCAGGGCAGGGACCGCGGCACGGCCTTCGGCATATGGGGCGCCGCGAACGGCGCGGCCGCCGCCGCGGGACCGCTTCTCGGCGGTCTGCTCACCGAGCACCTCAGCTGGCAGGCGATCTTCTGGGTCAACCTGCCCATCGCGGCCGTCGCCATCGCCATGACACTGCGGGTGGTGCGCGCCGACCAGTCGGGCAAGCCGTCCGGCAACGGTGCACCGGCCCGTATCGACGTCCCCGGCGCGACGGCTTTCACCGTCGCCGCCACCACGCTCACGTACGGCCTCATCCGTGGACCTGAGGCGGGCTGGGCCTCGGGCGAGATCCTGGCGACCTTCGCCGTCAGTGTCCTGGCTCTGGCCGCGTTCGTACTGATCGAGCACCGCACGGCACGACGCGGCGGTGCCCCGATGCTCGACCTGACCCTGCTGCGACGCCCGTCGTTCGCGGGCCTGATGAGCGGTGCGCTGCTGCTGCAGGGCGGCGCCTTCGGCTGTCTGGTGCTGCTCTCCGTGTGGCTGCAGTCCGTGCTGGGCCTTGGGCCGGTCGCGGCGGGCCTCGCCCTGACCCCGCTGGCCGGCGCGTCGTTCCTCGTCGCCGCCGGCGCCGGACGCCACATCCAGCGGCTCTCCCCACGCCTGCCGATCGGCCTCGGGCTCCTGTCCATCGCCGCCGGCATGCTGCTGTTGCGCGCGGGGATGACGGCCGACGCAGGGGCCACCTCGCTCGTCTGGGGCCTCGTGGTCACCGGGATCGGCGTGGGTCTGGCCACCCCGGTGCTGGTCTCGGCCGCAACGTCCGCCGTGCCGCCACGACAGGCGGGCATGGCCGGCGGGGCCGTCAACACTTTCCGCCAGTTGGGCATGACCCTGGCCATCGCCGTCCTCGGCGCGGTCTTCACCAGCCGTACGGCCGACGCACTCACCGCGTCCGGCGCCGTCCCTGACCCCGATCAGGCCGCCGCCGCCCTCGCCGCGGGACAGGCGCAGCACCTGGTGCAGGCCGTGCCCGCCGCCCACAGCGCGGAGGCACAGCACCTGGTGCATCAGGCCTTCGCCACCGGGCTCGACACGGTCTTCCTGCTCGCCGCCTGCGCGGCAGCCCTCGGCGGACTGATCGTCCTGGCCCTCGTACGACCGCCGAACCGGACGGCCGCACCAGCACCCCGGGAAGACACCCCGGCCGCCGCCCCGGCCCCGGCCTCGTCCCGGTGA